Within the Gloeobacter kilaueensis JS1 genome, the region GCGGCCTTGGTGGCGTTGACGGCATCCTCGATGCGCAGCTTGCGGTCCTTGAGTTCGGTCTCGGTGGCCGCACCCACTTTGATCACGGCGACGCCGCCTGCGAGCTTGGCGAGGCGCTCCTGGAGCTTCTCGCGGTCGTACTCGGAGTCGGTCTCGTCGATCTGCTGGCGGATCTGGCCGATGCGCGCCTTGACGGCGGCCTCGTTGCCCTCGGCGACGATAGTGGTGTTGTCCTTGGTGATCGTCAATTTGCGGGCCTTGCCGAGCTGATCGATGGCGACGTTTTCGAGCTTGAGGCCGGTGTCTTCGGAGATCACTTCACCGTCGGTGAGGATGGCGATATCCTGCAGCAGAGCCTTGCGCCGATCGCCAAAGCCAGGAGCCTTGACGGCGGCGACGTTAAGCACGCCGCGCAGCTTGTTGACCACCAGGGTGGCGAGGGCTTCTTTTTCGATGTCCTCGGCGATGATGACGAGGGGACGGCCCGCGCGGGCTACCTTCTCAAGGATCGGCACCAGGTCGGTGATGATCGAGATCTTTTTGTCGGTGATGAGCAAGAAGGGCTCGTCGAAGACCGCTTCCATGCGCTCTTGATCGGTGACCAGGTAGGGCGAGACGTAACCGCGATCGAACTGCATCCCCTCGGTCACCTCCAATTCGGTGGTGAGCGACTTGGACTCCTCGACGGTGATTACACCTTCTTTGCCGACTTTTTCCATCGCCGAGGCGATCATCTGGCCAATCTCCTCGTCGTTGCCGGCGGAGACAGCGGCCACCTGGGCAATTGCCTGGCTGCCCTCGACGGGCTTGGCGACCTTCTCCAGTTCACCCACCAGATAGCGCACGGTCTTCTCGATGCCGCGCTTGAGGGTCATCGGGTTAGAACCGGCGGCGACGTTTTTGAGACCCTCTTTGACCAGCGACTGGGCCAGCACGCAGGCGGTGGTGGTGCCGTCACCGGCGACATCGTTGGTCTTGGAGGCGACTTCTTTGATGAGCTGGGCACCAGCGTTCTCGAGCTTGTTCTCCAGTTCGATCTCTTTTGCGATCGTCACACCGTCGTTGATGATCTGGGGTGCGCCGAATTTCTTTTCGAGCACGACGTTGCGGCCCTTGGGACCAAGGGTGACGCGCACCGCGTTTGCCAGTGCATCGATGCCGCGCTCGAGCGAACGCCGGGCGGCCTCATCGAATACAACTTGCTTTGCCATGACTCCACTTTCTCCTTGACTAAGCAACTACAGCCAGAATGTCCTTCTCTGCCACCAGCACGTACTCGGTATCGCCGAGCTTGAGGTCCGTGCCGCTGTACTTGCCGTACAGAACGGTATCGCCCACCTTGACTTCCGGGCTGACCCGCGTGCCGTCATCTTTGACCCGGCCAGGCCCGACCGCGACCACTTCGCCGGTCTGGGGCTTTTCTTTGGCCGTATCCGGCAGCAGGATGCCACCGGCGGTGCGCTCTTCTTTTTCTACGACTTTGACCAGGACGCGATCGCCCAAAGGACGCAGCGTCGTTGCAGCCAACGCAATCGTTGCCATGCCAAACCTCTCACAACTCGCTTAAAACTGGGGCCGGGAGGTAACGCTCCCTTCCAACAACTGAGTTTAGCACTAAAGGCCCGAGAGTGCTAACCCTCAAATTCAAAGAGTGCCAATTTTAGGAGTGCGGGGGTGGCTGCGCATCAGCGCCTGCACCTGTTCGGCGTGGTAGGAGCTGCGGGTAAGGGGAGAGGAGACCACCTGCAGAAAGCCCATCTGCTCCCCGGCGAGCCGCCAGCGCTCGAAGGTTTCGGGGGGAACAAAGCTCTCGACTTTGAGATGTTTGGGGGTAGGCTGCAGGTACTGGCCAATCGTAAGGATGTCGCAGTGGACGGCGCGCAGGTCGGCCATCGTTTCGAGGACTTCCGCTTCGCTTTCGCCGAGGCCGACCATGATCCCGGACTTGGTGTAGAGGTGGGGGGCGCTGCGGCGGACCCGTTCGAGGAGCCTCAGCGTGCGCTGGTAGTCCCCCTGGGGCCGCACCCGCCGGTAGAGGCGGGGGACGGTCTCGGTGTTGTGATTGATCACCTCCGGCCCGGCTGCGATCACGATCGAAAGGGCGTCTTCTGAGCCGCAAAAATCGGGGATCAAGACCTCGATCGTGGTCTCGGGCATGAGTGCACGCACCTGGGCGATGCAGCAGGCGAACTGGGTGGCTCCGCCCTCCGGCAGGTCGTCGCGGTTGACGGAGGTGATGACGACGTGGCGCAGGCCGAGGCGGCGGACTGCCTCCGCAAGGCGGGTTGGTTCTGTGGGATCGAGCGGCTGGGGATGCTTTTCAAAGTCGATGTCGCAGTAGGGGCAGGCGCGGGTGCAGGCCGGACCCATGATGAGAAACGTCGCCGTTCCGGCTTTGAAACACTCGCCAATATTCGGGCAGGAAGCTTCTTCGCAGACGGTGTTGAGGCTCAGATCCCGCAGGATCGACTGGACTGCGCCGACGCGCTCGCGCTGGGGCGCTTTTACCCTGAGCCAGTCCGGTTTGGCTGTCATAGATCGTCATAACGGGTCTAAGCCAGTCTATCCCTCAGCCACTGAGGCGGTAGAGCAGCCAGCCCGCAAATTCCCGCAGGATGAGCAGGCGCTTGTGCTGCTCCGATAGCTGGGGCGGGATCGGGCTCATCGCAGGGACAACGGCAAAACCGGCTTTTTGAAAGATGTCGAGCGAGCGCTTCATGTGGGGGGCGTCGGTGATGAGCACGATCCGCCGCACCCCCTCCGGCTTGAGGCGAAGGGCGGTAAACTGGGCGTTTTCTTCGGTGGTGCGCGAGCACTCCTCCGCCTGCAGGTCCGAGGCCGGGACGCCTTTTGCCCGCAGAGCGGCAAGCATCGAGTCGGCGTCACCGCGACCGCTTGTGAAGATGCGCGGGGCGCGGCCAGCCTGCCAGAGCTGGGCTGCGAGATCGACGCGGGTGGCCTGAAATTCGATGCCCCGACCCAGGACGACGATCGCATCGGCAGGGATGGCGGTGCCTGCCGCCTCAAAGTGCATCAAGCGGCGATTGGCAAAGGCCAAAAGCGGCGGTGCCGTGCAGCCGATGTAGGCGAGCAGTACGACCGCAGGCACAGCACTCAGCCACCGCTTGAAGGGCAGCGGACGGATGAACCAGGGAAGGGCGATGAGCAGGGCGAGGGGCAGAACGACCAGAAGCGGCTCGCTCAACCACTGCATCAGCGCCGATGTCAGCACCGTCCACAATTCCGGCGGACGCAGACAAAGCGACGGGTCGCTCACGAGATTTCCAAACAAAAGGCTGCATCGAGTCTAGCTCTGTCGCTTCCTCCCCTGGGGTGCGCTACTGCACCACTTCAGGGGAACAGGGCCGCTACCGTCAGGGAAACGGCTGGAAAGTTGAGGGGGATCACCGTCTCCTGGAGGGTAAGAACAGATTCCTGCCGGTAGCCGGCGGCATCCGCTTCGCGCAGGACGATGAGCCGCTCGCCAGGAATATCCACGATCCAGTACTCGCCGATGCCAGAGCGAGCGTAGATCCGCGCCTTTTGCCCACGGTCATAATCTAAAGTCGAATCGGAGACTTCAACGAGGAGCAAGATGTCGGCGGGACCGGGATGGCCTGCGAGGTAGTAGCGGCTGTCGGGGCGAACGACGGCGATGTCCGGCTCCGGTTCTGAGTCGGGGAGGAGGGTGACGGGCAACTGCAACCGCACCTGGATGGCCCCTCCCAGTTGTTCGCGCAGAGAGTCGGCAGCCCGGCTGAGGGTGGCAGCGTGGAGCGATTTTTGCGGAGCCATCTGGACGATCTGTCCTGCGAGCAGTTCAACGGTGTCTGCGCCTGTAAGAATGCCGGCGTCGATCATTCGGTGATACTCCTCGACGGTCCAGATTCTCAGCTGCGCCTTCGTCATCGCCAGGTTCCGAGGCAACTTTGCCTTCAGTCTAGTGCCGGAGCGGCCCGACCCGGATCGCGCAGGCCCGTGGCATCCGTCGCGAGGGCCGGACTGTAAACATCCGGCATGGCGGCTTTTTCAGCGTTCTTCGACTTCAAGCCTGCCCAATACAATCAGGCTTTCAAGATCTTCTGCCGCATCTGCAAGGTACGTGCCCACAACCGCCCGGATCTCATCGAGAGCCTGATCGTCGGCTTGCCCAAGCATCCGGCTCAAGTCGCCAATGTCCACACCCCGGCTGGATAGCAGTTTCATCAACACCAGATACGGAAGTGCGATGACCGGCAGACCATCCGGACTCACATTCGGGGTACTGAGGGCCGGAGGAACCCACGGTTCATCAGAGACGAGCACATCGAGACTGGTACCATCTTCCAAGCGCCAACTGCTGCCGCCTATACTCAGCTCGCCAAGCCTCCGGGCTCCAGCTTGTTCGAGTCGCTGATAAATTTCGGGCGCATCCTTCGTCAAAATCAATATGTCCAGATCCAGGGTCATGCGCTCGGGCATGTAGAGTCGAGTGGCCACACCTCCCACAACAACAAAGTCGCTATTGGACAAGATGTTGCGAAGATCAGCCACAGGAAAAGTCCAACTTCTCGTCTGTAAAAATGTCAGGGAACTACCGCTACCAGCCCGCACCCGTCTAAGAGCGATCTCAATGTACTGTTTTCGTCTTGAGGCGTTCGTATTCGACCTTGCGGCATCGAGTTGGCTGTCCACGGAGGTACCTCAAACAGTGAGAGCCTTTGCCTCTCGTCCAGCTGTGCGGAAGATGCTCGCCGGCGCACACCCCGCCTTCAGTCTAGTGCCGGAGCGGCCCGACCCGGATCGCGCAGGCCCAGGGCAATCTGCGAGTGCTGTTCGACCTGGGCAAGCACGGTGCGGGCGCGGGAGATCACAGCCGGGGGCAAGCCCGCCAGCCGTCCGACCTCGATGCCGTAGGAGCGATCCGCGCCGCCGGGGCTGACCCGGTGCAAAAAGACGATTCGATCGGCCAGTTCCTGGACGGTGACCTGGTAGTTGGCGACGTTGGCGAGCACTGTGGCCAGTTCGTTCAGCTCGTGGTAGTGGGTGGCAAAGATCGTCCGGCAGTGGATCTGGTCTGCCAGGTACTCGGCTACGGCCCAGGCGATGGCGAGGCCGTCGAAGGTGGCCGTTCCCCGGCCAATCTCGTCGAGCAGTACCAGCGAGCGGGCGGTGGCGTGGTTCAAGATATTGGCCGTTTCGGTCATCTCGACCATAAACGTCGATTGACCGGTGGCCAGGTCGTCTACGGCCCCGACCCTGGTAAAGATGCGGTCGCTCACCCCCAGTCGGGCGCTGCTTGCCGGGACGAAGGAACCCACCTGCGCCAGCAGCTGAATCAGGGCCACCTGGCGGATATAGCTCGATTTGCCGGACATGTTGGGACCGGTGAGAATTACCAGTTCCGGCGCTTCGAGGCCGCCCAGGTGGGTGTCGTTGGGTACAAAAAAACCCGCCGGGATCACCTGCTCGATCACCGGATGGCGGCCACCGACGATCGCGATCTCGTGGTCCTTGCTCAGCTGCGGACGGCAGTAGTCGCAGTAGACCGCCACCTCGGCCAGGCTTGCGAGGGCGTCGAGGGCAGCCACCCGGCGGGCGGTAAGCCGCAGGCTATCGACGTGGCAGCCCGCCTCCTGGCGCAACTGGTTGAAGATGTCGTATTCGAGCTGGTTGTTCTGCTGCTGGGCGTTGAGGATGCGGTTCTCGCGCTCCTTGAGTTCGGGGGTGATGTAGCGCTCTTCACCGGTGAGGGTCTGCTTGCGCTGGTAATCGGCGGGAGCGAGATCGGCTTTGCCCCGCGAGATCGAAAGGTAATAGCCAAAGGCTTTGTTGAAGCCGACTTTGAGGGTCTGGATGCCGGTGCGGGCCCGCTCGCGCGCTTCGAGATCGACGAGCCACTGGCGATCGGCGCTGAGCTGGCGGCGCAGGGCTTCGAGATCGTCGTCTACCCCCTCGCGGATGAGCCCGCCCTCGCTCAAGATAAGAGGCGGATTGTCCACGATCGTCCGGCGCAACTTGCTGCCCAACTGCTCCAGCTGGGCGGGCAGGTTCTGCAATGCCTTGAGATAGGGGCTGGTGGCCTCGGCCACCGCCTCAGCCAGAGCCGGCAGCTTGAGCAGCGACTCGCCCAGAGCGACCAGATCGCGGGCGTTGGCAGTCCCCGAGCCGCAGCGGCCCGCCAGCCGCTCCAGGTCGTAGATCGATTCGAGAAGGCGCTGCAACCGCTCGCGCAGCAAAGTATTGTCCACCAGCTCAGCGATCGAATCCTGGCGGCGGCAGATGCGCTGGAGGTCCAATAGCGGCTGCAACAACCAGCGCCTGAGGGTTCGTGCTCCCATCGCCGTGCGGGTGCGATCCAGCGCCCACAGTAGCGATCCGTGCAGCATTCCGTCGCGCACGGTCTGGGTGAGTTCGAGGTTGCGGCGCGTCTGGTGATCGAGGATGAGGTACTGGCTCAGAGCGTAGGTGCGGATGCGATCGAGGGGAATGGTGACGCCTTTTTGGGTCTCCTGCAGGTGCTGCACCAGGCCGCCCGCTGCCCGAATCGCGAGGGGCAACTGCTCGCAGCCAAAGCCTTCGAGGGAGCGCACCCGAAAGGTTTCAAGGAGCAACCGCCGCGCCTCGTCGAAGTCGAAGTGGCGGCGGGGCCTGAGCGTATAGCAGAACTGGGAAGGCAGATAGTCGGGCCGCTCGCTGCTGGCCTCGCCCGGACGCAGCAGCACGAGCGGATCCGGCGCGTCGGCGCTCAGGAGCACCTCGGCGGGCTGCAGGCGCAACAGCTCCTGCACCAGCGGCTCGACGCCCTCCAGTTGCGTCACCTGAAATTCACCGGTCGAGACGTCCGCAAAGGCCAGCCCCCAGCTATCGGCTGCCTGCACCAGCGCCACGAGATAGTTGTTTTTTTTGCTCACCAGCAACTGCTCTTCGAGTACCGTACCGGGGGTGAGCACACGGGTGACGGCCCGGCGGACCAGCCCACTTTCGTCGGTGGCACTCTGGCCTTCCTCCCCGCCTTCCAGTTCCAGAGGCAACAGCAGCGCACCGGCGTCCGCCTTCGAGCGGCGGTTGGTCACCTTTGCCTGTCTGGCGCGCTCCTTCGCCTCCTCGGGAGATTCCATCTGATCGCAGATGACGACGGCGAAGCCTCTGTCGATGAGTTCGGCGCAGTAGCGCTCTAGGGCGTGGTGCGGAATGCCGGCCATCGGCACCCGGCCAATCGTCTCACCGGCGTGGCGGCTGGTGAGCACAATCTCCAGCTCCCGCGCCACCACCTCCGCATCCGCCAAAAAAGTTTCATAAAAATCGCCCATCCGGTACAGCAGCAGGCAGTGGGGGTACTGCGCCTTGACATCTATGTACTGCTGGAGCATCGGTGTGAGCCGACTGCGCTCCAGGCGGCGAAAGTCCCACTGAGAAAGGCTATCGGTCGATATGGCCATCGCAGGTACAGGCAAAAAACGTGCCCCGAATGTAACCTATCGGCTGCTGGGGCCGCGATTCTGGGGATAATAGATGCGCCGCCGGACGCTTTGCCTTTGAACATTCCACACGACACTCCGGCGGGGTAGCTAT harbors:
- the groL gene encoding chaperonin GroEL (60 kDa chaperone family; promotes refolding of misfolded polypeptides especially under stressful conditions; forms two stacked rings of heptamers to form a barrel-shaped 14mer; ends can be capped by GroES; misfolded proteins enter the barrel where they are refolded when GroES binds), yielding MAKQVVFDEAARRSLERGIDALANAVRVTLGPKGRNVVLEKKFGAPQIINDGVTIAKEIELENKLENAGAQLIKEVASKTNDVAGDGTTTACVLAQSLVKEGLKNVAAGSNPMTLKRGIEKTVRYLVGELEKVAKPVEGSQAIAQVAAVSAGNDEEIGQMIASAMEKVGKEGVITVEESKSLTTELEVTEGMQFDRGYVSPYLVTDQERMEAVFDEPFLLITDKKISIITDLVPILEKVARAGRPLVIIAEDIEKEALATLVVNKLRGVLNVAAVKAPGFGDRRKALLQDIAILTDGEVISEDTGLKLENVAIDQLGKARKLTITKDNTTIVAEGNEAAVKARIGQIRQQIDETDSEYDREKLQERLAKLAGGVAVIKVGAATETELKDRKLRIEDAVNATKAAIEEGIVPGGGTALLHLAGKLDSFIGTLSGEEKIGARIIQKALEGPLRQIAENAGLEGSVIAEKVRNLEFNFGFNAITNEYEDLVAAGIIDPVKVTRSALQNAASIAAMVLTTECIVVDKPEEDKATAGGPGGGMPDFD
- the groES gene encoding co-chaperone GroES — its product is MATIALAATTLRPLGDRVLVKVVEKEERTAGGILLPDTAKEKPQTGEVVAVGPGRVKDDGTRVSPEVKVGDTVLYGKYSGTDLKLGDTEYVLVAEKDILAVVA
- the lipA gene encoding lipoyl synthase — translated: MTAKPDWLRVKAPQRERVGAVQSILRDLSLNTVCEEASCPNIGECFKAGTATFLIMGPACTRACPYCDIDFEKHPQPLDPTEPTRLAEAVRRLGLRHVVITSVNRDDLPEGGATQFACCIAQVRALMPETTIEVLIPDFCGSEDALSIVIAAGPEVINHNTETVPRLYRRVRPQGDYQRTLRLLERVRRSAPHLYTKSGIMVGLGESEAEVLETMADLRAVHCDILTIGQYLQPTPKHLKVESFVPPETFERWRLAGEQMGFLQVVSSPLTRSSYHAEQVQALMRSHPRTPKIGTL
- a CDS encoding YdcF family protein, whose protein sequence is MSDPSLCLRPPELWTVLTSALMQWLSEPLLVVLPLALLIALPWFIRPLPFKRWLSAVPAVVLLAYIGCTAPPLLAFANRRLMHFEAAGTAIPADAIVVLGRGIEFQATRVDLAAQLWQAGRAPRIFTSGRGDADSMLAALRAKGVPASDLQAEECSRTTEENAQFTALRLKPEGVRRIVLITDAPHMKRSLDIFQKAGFAVVPAMSPIPPQLSEQHKRLLILREFAGWLLYRLSG
- a CDS encoding Uma2 family endonuclease; translation: MTKAQLRIWTVEEYHRMIDAGILTGADTVELLAGQIVQMAPQKSLHAATLSRAADSLREQLGGAIQVRLQLPVTLLPDSEPEPDIAVVRPDSRYYLAGHPGPADILLLVEVSDSTLDYDRGQKARIYARSGIGEYWIVDIPGERLIVLREADAAGYRQESVLTLQETVIPLNFPAVSLTVAALFP
- the mutS gene encoding DNA mismatch repair protein MutS — its product is MAISTDSLSQWDFRRLERSRLTPMLQQYIDVKAQYPHCLLLYRMGDFYETFLADAEVVARELEIVLTSRHAGETIGRVPMAGIPHHALERYCAELIDRGFAVVICDQMESPEEAKERARQAKVTNRRSKADAGALLLPLELEGGEEGQSATDESGLVRRAVTRVLTPGTVLEEQLLVSKKNNYLVALVQAADSWGLAFADVSTGEFQVTQLEGVEPLVQELLRLQPAEVLLSADAPDPLVLLRPGEASSERPDYLPSQFCYTLRPRRHFDFDEARRLLLETFRVRSLEGFGCEQLPLAIRAAGGLVQHLQETQKGVTIPLDRIRTYALSQYLILDHQTRRNLELTQTVRDGMLHGSLLWALDRTRTAMGARTLRRWLLQPLLDLQRICRRQDSIAELVDNTLLRERLQRLLESIYDLERLAGRCGSGTANARDLVALGESLLKLPALAEAVAEATSPYLKALQNLPAQLEQLGSKLRRTIVDNPPLILSEGGLIREGVDDDLEALRRQLSADRQWLVDLEARERARTGIQTLKVGFNKAFGYYLSISRGKADLAPADYQRKQTLTGEERYITPELKERENRILNAQQQNNQLEYDIFNQLRQEAGCHVDSLRLTARRVAALDALASLAEVAVYCDYCRPQLSKDHEIAIVGGRHPVIEQVIPAGFFVPNDTHLGGLEAPELVILTGPNMSGKSSYIRQVALIQLLAQVGSFVPASSARLGVSDRIFTRVGAVDDLATGQSTFMVEMTETANILNHATARSLVLLDEIGRGTATFDGLAIAWAVAEYLADQIHCRTIFATHYHELNELATVLANVANYQVTVQELADRIVFLHRVSPGGADRSYGIEVGRLAGLPPAVISRARTVLAQVEQHSQIALGLRDPGRAAPALD